Proteins from a genomic interval of Cupriavidus sp. WKF15:
- a CDS encoding DUF899 family protein, translated as MNAKSELVPATELAQRNPIRFPNESAEYRQARNALLAEEIELRRHIERVAEQRRRLPPGGEVTKRYTFQSENGPVTLADLFGDKDTLVVYSYMFGPQREKPCPMCTSIMASWDHKVPDIEQRVALAMVARSPIDRLVAARRARGWTKLKVYADVDGDFTRDYVSPEDADMPGYTVFTRRDGKIRHFWSGELFGIPPDPGQDPRGAPDLDPLWSLLDTTPQGRGKDWYPKLEY; from the coding sequence ATGAACGCAAAGTCAGAACTGGTTCCCGCCACCGAACTGGCGCAGCGCAACCCCATCCGCTTTCCCAATGAAAGCGCGGAATACCGCCAGGCGCGCAACGCGCTGCTCGCGGAGGAGATCGAATTGCGCCGGCACATTGAACGCGTGGCCGAACAGCGGCGCAGGCTGCCGCCGGGCGGCGAGGTGACGAAGCGCTATACGTTCCAAAGTGAAAACGGTCCGGTCACGCTGGCCGATCTGTTCGGCGACAAGGACACGCTGGTCGTCTACAGCTACATGTTCGGGCCTCAGCGCGAGAAGCCTTGTCCGATGTGCACGTCGATCATGGCATCGTGGGACCACAAGGTGCCGGATATCGAGCAACGCGTGGCGCTGGCGATGGTGGCCCGCTCGCCCATCGACCGGCTGGTGGCCGCCAGGCGGGCGCGCGGCTGGACCAAACTGAAGGTCTATGCGGACGTCGACGGGGATTTCACGCGCGACTATGTCAGTCCAGAGGATGCGGACATGCCGGGTTATACGGTCTTCACGCGCCGGGACGGGAAGATCCGGCATTTCTGGAGTGGCGAGTTGTTCGGCATCCCGCCCGACCCCGGACAGGATCCGCGTGGCGCGCCGGACCTTGACCCGCTGTGGAGCCTGCTGGACACCACGCCGCAAGGGCGGGGCAAAGACTGGTATCCGAAGCTGGAGTATTAG
- a CDS encoding cytochrome c: MTAWLARKMGKIGCAAAMVLGIAALAGPAAAGGPGTLTITSGIQQRSWTVEQLLRDPRLTEISIDDENLKQRFTLKAIPFATLLAGLPATADGSATTAASDGYVSHLPMRMLMAEGKAQPRAWLAVENPAAPWPRLKGQGIGPFRLVWTSPAGGAGKVTESYWTYNIERIDIAASPAERHPAIRPAAGQPADGPVMRGFAAFQRVCLSCHSLNREGDSHLGPDLNMPYSPVEYLGDDKLAQLIRNPQSLRWWPEARMPSIDPQTLPDAEVKDLLAYFHHMAATRKPQAPAAGHRQ, encoded by the coding sequence ATGACCGCATGGCTGGCAAGGAAGATGGGCAAGATTGGTTGCGCCGCTGCCATGGTGCTGGGCATCGCAGCACTGGCCGGGCCGGCGGCCGCGGGTGGCCCCGGTACGCTGACCATAACTTCCGGCATACAACAGCGCAGCTGGACCGTCGAGCAGCTCTTGCGCGACCCGCGCCTCACCGAGATCAGCATCGACGACGAGAACCTGAAGCAGCGCTTCACCCTCAAGGCCATACCGTTCGCCACCCTGCTGGCCGGCTTGCCGGCAACCGCCGACGGCAGCGCCACCACGGCCGCCTCCGACGGCTATGTGTCGCACCTGCCGATGCGCATGCTGATGGCCGAGGGCAAGGCGCAGCCGCGCGCCTGGCTGGCGGTGGAGAATCCCGCCGCGCCGTGGCCAAGGCTCAAGGGCCAGGGCATCGGGCCGTTCCGGCTGGTCTGGACCAGCCCCGCCGGCGGTGCCGGCAAGGTCACCGAGAGCTACTGGACCTACAACATCGAGCGCATCGACATTGCCGCTTCGCCCGCCGAGCGCCATCCGGCGATCCGGCCAGCCGCGGGCCAGCCCGCCGACGGGCCGGTCATGCGCGGCTTTGCCGCGTTCCAGCGGGTCTGCCTGTCCTGCCATTCCCTGAACCGCGAGGGCGACTCCCACCTTGGCCCGGACCTGAACATGCCCTACAGTCCGGTCGAATACCTCGGCGACGACAAGCTGGCGCAGCTGATCCGCAACCCGCAGTCGCTGCGCTGGTGGCCGGAGGCACGCATGCCGTCGATCGACCCGCAGACGCTGCCCGATGCCGAGGTCAAGGACCTGCTCGCGTACTTTCACCACATGGCGGCAACGCGCAAGCCGCAAGCCCCCGCTGCCGGGCATCGGCAGTAG
- a CDS encoding DASS family sodium-coupled anion symporter → MLAKIVAIYRYFMSVVPFRLTPAIISTVVLVTLLLIPPPAGLKADAWDLVAIFLTTIVAIILKVMPIGVMAMMAIVIVSLAQVTSNSSKGAIADALSSFSNPLIWLIVVAILISRGLKKTGLGNRIGLMFIELLGKRTIGIGYGLAICELVLAPFTPSNTARGGGIVHPIMRSIAGAFDSDPAKGTQGKVGTYLALVNYHANPITSAMFVTATAPNPLVVDYVAKASGQSLHLSWTTWALCMLLPGLLCLFVMPLVIYVLCPPELKATPNAVDYAKGELARMGPLSGQERVMMGVFAMMLVLWANVPAMILGPAYTLDPTVVAFLGLFALIITGTLDWDDVLSEKSAWDTLIWFGALVMLAEQLNKLGVIAWFSTNMRDAIVASGVGWLPTAAVLVLAFVFSHYLFASTTAHISAMMLAFLTVGVQLIPPPYVPPFMLMMAAGSAIMMTLTHYATGTSPIIFGSGYATLGQWWRAGAVMCVLELIIFTVVGGVWWKILGFW, encoded by the coding sequence ATGCTCGCAAAGATCGTGGCGATCTATCGCTATTTCATGTCGGTGGTGCCGTTCCGGCTGACGCCGGCCATCATCAGTACAGTCGTGCTGGTCACGCTGCTGCTGATACCCCCGCCGGCTGGCCTGAAGGCCGACGCCTGGGACCTGGTGGCAATCTTCCTGACCACGATCGTCGCCATCATTCTCAAGGTGATGCCGATTGGCGTCATGGCAATGATGGCGATCGTGATCGTGTCGCTGGCGCAGGTGACCTCGAACTCGTCCAAAGGTGCCATTGCCGATGCCCTCAGCAGTTTCTCGAATCCGCTGATCTGGCTGATCGTTGTGGCGATCCTGATCTCGCGCGGGCTGAAGAAGACCGGGCTGGGCAATCGCATCGGCCTGATGTTCATCGAGCTATTGGGCAAGCGCACGATTGGCATCGGTTATGGGCTCGCGATCTGCGAGCTGGTGCTGGCACCATTCACCCCCAGCAACACCGCGCGCGGCGGCGGCATCGTGCATCCGATCATGCGCTCGATCGCCGGGGCCTTCGACTCCGATCCGGCCAAGGGGACACAGGGCAAGGTCGGCACCTACCTGGCACTGGTCAACTACCACGCCAACCCGATCACCTCGGCCATGTTCGTGACAGCCACCGCGCCGAACCCGCTGGTCGTGGACTATGTGGCCAAGGCCAGCGGGCAGTCGCTGCACCTGAGCTGGACCACCTGGGCGCTATGCATGCTCCTGCCCGGCCTGCTCTGCCTGTTTGTGATGCCACTTGTCATTTACGTGCTTTGCCCGCCGGAGTTGAAGGCGACGCCCAACGCGGTCGACTATGCCAAAGGCGAACTGGCCCGCATGGGCCCGCTCAGCGGCCAGGAGCGGGTCATGATGGGGGTCTTCGCCATGATGCTGGTGTTGTGGGCCAACGTGCCGGCGATGATCCTTGGCCCGGCATACACGCTCGACCCGACCGTGGTCGCCTTTCTCGGCCTGTTCGCATTGATCATTACAGGCACGCTCGACTGGGACGACGTCTTATCGGAAAAGAGCGCCTGGGACACCCTGATCTGGTTCGGCGCCCTGGTGATGCTCGCCGAGCAGCTCAACAAGCTTGGCGTGATTGCCTGGTTCTCGACCAATATGCGCGATGCCATCGTCGCCAGTGGCGTGGGCTGGCTCCCGACAGCCGCCGTACTGGTGCTGGCGTTCGTGTTTTCCCACTACCTGTTCGCGAGTACGACCGCACATATCAGCGCGATGATGCTGGCCTTTCTTACCGTGGGCGTGCAGTTGATCCCGCCACCCTATGTCCCGCCGTTCATGCTGATGATGGCGGCCGGCTCCGCGATCATGATGACGCTGACCCACTACGCCACCGGCACATCGCCGATCATCTTCGGCAGCGGCTATGCGACGCTGGGGCAGTGGTGGCGGGCCGGTGCGGTGATGTGCGTGCTGGAACTGATCATCTTCACCGTGGTGGGTGGCGTCTGGTGGAAGATCCTGGGGTTCTGGTAA
- a CDS encoding tripartite tricarboxylate transporter substrate binding protein — protein sequence MKPNFRRRLMLCATVLGAMPALAWSDTYPNKPIRMVVPFAPGGATDVVARLISQKLGEALKQSVVVENRPGANGIIGTDVVARAAPDGYTLLLNTAGAQTLSPLIYKAGYDPLKSFEPISLISNIGFVMVVHPSVPARTVQEFVALAKSRTRPLSLSAGSSMIELIGASFKATAGTPDIVSVSYRGTGPQMQAVVAGEVDMTIDPFNSIAMIKAGKLRPLAVLSDKRSPALPDVPTMQEAGYSGMAFGSWAGLLAPAGTPKEIITRLNKEVTRIVAQPDIREKLAAIDYDAVGSTPEQFARTIADDTARWKKIVKETNYKAGS from the coding sequence ATGAAGCCGAACTTCCGTCGCCGCCTGATGCTCTGTGCCACTGTGCTGGGCGCGATGCCCGCACTGGCCTGGAGCGATACGTATCCGAACAAACCGATCCGGATGGTGGTGCCGTTTGCCCCGGGCGGGGCCACCGACGTGGTGGCGCGCCTGATCTCGCAGAAGCTTGGCGAGGCACTCAAGCAATCGGTGGTGGTGGAGAACCGGCCCGGTGCCAATGGCATCATCGGCACCGATGTCGTCGCGCGCGCCGCACCGGACGGCTATACCTTGCTGCTCAACACGGCTGGGGCGCAGACGCTCAGCCCGCTGATCTACAAGGCCGGCTATGACCCGCTGAAGAGCTTCGAGCCGATTTCGCTGATCAGCAATATCGGCTTCGTGATGGTGGTGCACCCGTCGGTGCCGGCCAGGACCGTGCAGGAATTCGTGGCACTGGCCAAGTCCAGGACCCGGCCGCTGAGCCTGTCGGCGGGCAGCAGCATGATCGAGCTGATTGGCGCCAGCTTCAAGGCGACCGCCGGCACGCCGGACATCGTGAGCGTGTCTTACCGTGGCACCGGCCCGCAGATGCAGGCCGTGGTGGCGGGCGAGGTGGACATGACGATCGACCCGTTCAACTCGATCGCCATGATCAAGGCCGGCAAGCTGCGCCCGCTTGCCGTGCTTTCCGACAAGCGCTCGCCGGCGCTGCCGGATGTGCCGACCATGCAGGAGGCCGGCTATAGCGGCATGGCATTCGGTTCCTGGGCAGGCCTGCTTGCCCCGGCGGGAACGCCGAAGGAAATCATCACGCGCCTGAACAAGGAAGTGACCCGTATCGTGGCGCAGCCCGATATCCGCGAAAAGCTGGCCGCCATCGACTACGACGCCGTGGGCAGCACGCCGGAACAGTTCGCCAGGACCATTGCCGACGACACTGCGCGGTGGAAGAAGATCGTGAAGGAGACGAACTACAAGGCGGGCTCGTAA
- a CDS encoding DUF2322 family protein: MIQPTPVFKDNLAQMPAIDAVARIDLIDGNGAVAASIENLPGKQGSLAVYHYLQQTFGTLDARAAEYGLALFAEHTADARNRPGAHPNVDRLLALAAGAPALRISVVARA, from the coding sequence GTGATCCAGCCCACCCCTGTATTCAAGGACAACCTCGCCCAGATGCCCGCAATCGACGCCGTCGCGCGCATCGACCTGATCGACGGCAACGGCGCGGTCGCGGCGAGCATCGAGAACCTGCCGGGCAAGCAGGGCTCGCTGGCCGTGTATCACTACCTGCAGCAAACCTTCGGCACGCTGGATGCCAGGGCGGCAGAATATGGCCTGGCACTGTTCGCCGAACACACGGCCGATGCCCGCAACCGCCCCGGCGCACACCCGAACGTCGACCGCCTGCTGGCGCTCGCCGCCGGCGCGCCGGCGCTGCGCATCAGCGTGGTCGCCAGGGCCTGA
- a CDS encoding GntR family transcriptional regulator: MKRRNGRLGLLLVAAVPALLAGTGAHASDIVCKAPVGGRSTRCDEPYGIGVGCEGRPDAHAGARKEHLICEYTMLSERYERIYAEQQRMLRQGAMQAADIAAWRARRDACDSVRCMDEVFHQFWRQRDAMPKTPARPAMARQGVTESPGAANHVAASRAPAPAPARAMPSQGRTALRDAPGSAPGLAAAGPVVFAATAAPAAPAAPAAPAAPAAPAAPAAPAVSAATWQGGLPDANAAALPVFSGTPERRVKAWPALLLVESLVSGLAVLGVGTGYIWNRRRAVPRAAGIAQRRQIPPVVMITYGLLFLNALLLPFTLGLR; the protein is encoded by the coding sequence ATGAAGAGACGCAACGGGCGCTTGGGCCTGCTGCTCGTGGCAGCAGTGCCGGCCTTGCTGGCCGGGACGGGCGCGCACGCGTCGGATATTGTCTGCAAGGCTCCCGTGGGCGGTCGGTCGACCCGATGCGATGAGCCCTACGGCATTGGCGTGGGCTGCGAAGGGCGGCCCGATGCGCATGCCGGTGCCCGCAAGGAGCACCTGATCTGCGAGTACACCATGCTGTCGGAGCGCTATGAGCGCATCTATGCCGAACAGCAGAGAATGCTGCGCCAGGGCGCGATGCAGGCCGCCGACATCGCGGCATGGCGTGCCAGGCGGGACGCCTGCGATTCCGTGCGGTGCATGGACGAGGTCTTCCATCAGTTCTGGCGACAGCGCGATGCCATGCCGAAAACGCCGGCCAGGCCGGCCATGGCCCGACAGGGCGTAACGGAGAGCCCGGGCGCGGCAAATCATGTGGCGGCATCGAGGGCACCCGCGCCCGCGCCTGCGCGCGCCATGCCGTCGCAGGGGAGGACCGCATTGCGCGATGCGCCCGGCTCCGCGCCGGGGCTGGCAGCCGCTGGTCCGGTGGTATTCGCCGCCACGGCCGCTCCAGCGGCTCCAGCGGCTCCAGCGGCTCCAGCGGCTCCAGCGGCTCCAGCGGCTCCAGCGGCTCCGGCGGTATCCGCCGCGACCTGGCAGGGAGGCTTGCCTGACGCAAACGCCGCCGCGCTGCCTGTATTCAGTGGCACGCCCGAGCGTCGCGTGAAGGCCTGGCCGGCGCTGTTGCTCGTGGAAAGCCTGGTATCGGGGCTTGCCGTCCTGGGCGTGGGAACGGGCTACATATGGAACCGCAGGCGTGCTGTGCCCCGGGCGGCCGGGATCGCGCAGCGCCGGCAGATTCCGCCGGTCGTGATGATTACGTATGGCCTGCTGTTCCTGAACGCACTGTTGCTGCCGTTCACGCTCGGCCTGCGGTAG